The Ornithinimicrobium sufpigmenti genome includes the window CCTGGGGGAGGAGCACCGCAGCGTCGTGGCGCTCCGCCGGCTGCTCGTGCGCCGGGCCGCCCGGCGGCTGGCGCAGGACCCGGTCGCCCGGCGTGCCCTCTCCTGGCGGGTCTCCGACGCCGTGCGCACCGAGGACGACGTGCTCGTCGTGCACCGGCGCGACTACGTCACCCAGGCCGCCAACAAGTCCGACGTGGTCTCCGAGAGCGACGTCCGGCTGCCCCTCAGCGGCTCCTGGGGCGCGGTATGGAGCGAGGTCCGGACCGTCTCCGGGCGGCCCTGGGCCGACCTCGTCACGGCCCTGACCGACCGGTTCGGCTGGGGCGCAGACCGCGCCGACGACATCATCGCGGCGCTCGTCGACCTCCAGGCACTGACGCCGGACATCCCCATCCGCGAGCAGGAGGACGACTACCTGCCCCGCTGGGGGCGCTTCCTGCAGGACATCCCCGGCGAGGCCGCAGCGACGATGGCCGCCGCGGTGCAGGCCGGGCTGGAGGGCGAGCGCCTGCTGGCCGCAGCGCCCGCCGCGGACCGCGTGCACCAGGTGGAGCGGACCGAGGCCGCCTGGACGGCCGCCGTCGGGGAGCCGGTCGAGAACCCCTTCGCCGAGGACTGCTACGTCTCCACCGGTGCCCCGGCCGACGGGGCCCGCGTGCAGACGTGGGCGCAGCAGGTGGACGACCTCGCCCCGATGCTGGTGGTGATGGACGACCAGCGGCTGCTGGCCGCTGCCCTCGAGGCGACCTTCGTCGACCACTTCGGTGCCGGCGGCACGTGCCACGACCTGCGCCGCTTCGCCCGCCAGGCCTACGACACCTTCCCGCTCACCCAGCAGCTCCTCGCCGGCTCGGTCCCCGCGCCGATCCGGCACATCGTCCAGCCGCTGCTGGAGGCGCGGACCATCGTCGCCGACCACCTGGTGGAGCTGGGCCGCAGCGGCGGCGAGTCGGTGTCCGTCGACCTCGACGAGCTGGCCCGCGCCGCCGACCGGGTCCCGGACCGCGAGTGGGACCTGTCCCGGTCGACGACCGCCTTCGGCCAGCCTGCAGGGGAGCAGTTCGTCCTCAACCACCTCTACGGCGGCCGCGCCCGCTACTTCAGCCGGTTCCTCGCCGAGCAGCCCCCGCAGGTGCAGGAGCAGCTGCGGCAGGTCATCGAGCAGGGCCGCCCGGCCGACGCCCGCCACCTGCACCTTCGCCCGGCGCTGGGCTTCAACGCCAACCTCGGGCCACTGCTCACCGAGCACGAGATGCGGCTCACCGACGAGCCCGCCGGCCCGCGGGCGGTGCTCTCGATCGACGACCTGGCCCTCCTGCACCGGCCCTCCTCGGGGCTGCGCCTGGTCCACCGTGCGAGCGGGGACCCGGTCGAGGTCCTCTACACCGGCTTCCTCGTCCCGCACGCCCTGCCCTCCGAGGAGATGCTCCTGGCCATGGTGTCCGGCGCTCCATACTTCTCCTTCAGCGAGCTCACCCTCGACCTGCACGCGCGGCTCCAGCAGCTCCCGGCCGGCACCGCGTCGTCCGCGCCCCGCATCCAGCACCGCGACCTGCTGCTGTTCCGGCAGCGCTGGGCGGTGGACGCTCAAGACCTTGCACCACCCGCCATGTCGAGCGACCCGGCCGAGCACTTCCGGGCCGTCACCGCCGCCCGCCTCGCCCTCGGCCTGCCTGCGCAGGTCTTCGCCCGCCCGCTGTTCGGGCGGCAGGTCAGCCCGATGGAGCGGGCGATGAGCGCCCGCCCCCAGCTGCTCGACCTCGGCTCCCGGCTGCACGTCGGCACCCTGCCGCGGCGGCTGGAGCCGCTGGGCGAGCACGTCCTCCTCGAGGAGTACCACCCCCATCCCTCGGTCCACGGCGTCCCCTCGCCGCGCGGCCGCCACGCCACCGAGCTGTTCTTCGAGATCGCTCTCGCCCCAGGAGGTCACCGATGACACCCCTTCCCAGCACCGTCATGCGCTCGCTGCGCGTGAACTACCACGCACCCGACAAGACCGCCTTATTGCACGACTGCCTCCTGCCGCTGGCGCGCGCGGCGCGGTCCCGGCCCGGGGTGCACTCGGCCTGGGTCCAGTCGCACTGGCGCTTCGGCCCGCACGTGTCCTTCTACGTGCACGGCGAGCGGGGCACGGTCGACCAGCTGCTCACCGAGGTCCGGTATGCCGTCTCGCACCTCGTCCAGGCAGTCCCGTCCGAGCAGCCGGTCACCGACGAGGAGTGGGGCGCAGCCTCCGTCGAGCTGGGCCGGCTCGAGCTGGTCGAGCCGCCCTACGTCCCCGTCCGTGCGGACAACACGACGGAGCTGGTCGACGGAGGGCCGACCGACACCTTCCTGCGCACGACCCGGGCCGTGGAGGTCAAGGGCCGGGTGCTCGGGGCGGGGCTGGACTGCCTGCTCGACGACGAGGGCCAGCCGCTGCAGGGCCGGGCAGCGACGGACGCCGCCTTCCGCGGTATGGCGGCGCTGGCCTCCAGCTACCCGACCTGGGGTCTGGTCTCGGGCTACCAGGCCTTCCTGTCCCACTGGAAGGAGTACCTCTACTGGGTCGACGAGGACGCCCGGCTGAGCTCGCCGCTGATGCAGGCCTGGCAGGAGCAGAGCGTCAACCTCAACGCCCTCGTCCAGCTGGCCCACGAGCGACGGCCCGGGACCAGCACGGGCGACCACGTCCTGGACCGGTGGTTCGCCTGGATCGACGCCGAGCTGCCGGACGCCGAGGCGCTGGCGGCGACCGGCGACGTGCTGCCCTACCCGCACTCCTCCCGGCTGGAACGGGCGGCCACCTTCGGCGACGCCACCCGCATCCAGTGGTCCGGCTCCGACGAGCGCGAGTACAGCGACTTCCACACCGCCTTCCGACAGCTGGACTTCTCCAAGCTCGGCAACGGCACCGACTTCGCCGCCTACCGCTTCCTCATCAACACCTTCTTCGAGCTGCTGCCCCTGATGGGCATCACCCCGATGCAGCGCTACTCCCTGGCGTTCATGTTCACCGAGTCGGCCCAGGCCGTCGTCGGGGAGCGCTGGGAGGAGACGATCGCCAAGGCGGTCGCCCGGCAGAAGGCCGCCGACCCCGAGGTGGAGCCGACCCTGCCCTGGAGGGGCGAGCATGTCTGAGACCACGCTCGTCCGGCCGGCAGTCCTTCCTGACATCGACATCCCGGCATCGCCGGTGATGCGCCTGCGACGGTCCGTGCACGTGCGCACCCTGGAGCACCGCGGGGTGGCGGTGAGCGCCGGCCACGACGCGGTCGTGCTGGACGGCGCTGCGGCCGAGCAGCTCTGGCTCGCGCTCGAACCCCGGCTGCGGCAGGGCGTCAGCGCCGAGGCGCTGCTCGCCAGCGTGCCGGAGCGTGCCCGCCGGGTCACCGACGGCCTGTGGCAGCAGCTGGTCGACCACCGGCTGCTCTGCGTCGCCGGGTCGGTGGGGGAGGAGACCGTGTTCGCCGCAGGCCCGTTGGCGGAGCACTTCGAGCGCACGGCCCAGGACCCTGGTCGAGCGATGGCCCGCGCCCGGGTTGCCACCGTCCAGGTGGCCGGCGACCCCGCTCTGGCCGAGGCACTGCGCGGGGTACTGACGGAGACGGGCATCCTCGTCGACGCACGGACCGACGCGCAGGACCTTCCCCTTGCCGGGCTGACCCGGGAGTATGCCGTCCTCACCCTCCGGCTCGCTGCCGAGCGGCACCACGTCCTGGTGGCGCGGGCGGGAGGGTACCGGCTCGTCGGCCCGTTGCCTGCCGGCGAGGCCGAGCGGGCAGCACTGCGCCGCTGGCTGGACCTGCGTGCTGGTGAGGCGGTGACCCCGCTGTGGTCACGCGACCGGGTCGCCGACTCGCTCGCGGCGGCGCAGGCCGTGCTGGTGCTGCTGGAGATCCTCGGTGAGGCCTCCCCGGCCGGCCCGGCGCCGGTCTTCCACGTCACCTCGCCCGACGTGGTGGCCGAGCGGCATCCTCTCGCCGTCCTGCCCTCGCTGGGCCCGGCGGACCACGTCGTCGACCTCGACGAGGTGCTCACTGCCAGCGATGCTGCCGTGCCGGTGGACGACGTCCTGCGGGCGGCCGAGCCGCTCTGGTCGGGCCCGCTGACGACGTGGCGCGGACCGGTGCCCGGCGCCCTGCCGCAGCTGCCCATCGGGCTGGCCATCGCCGGGACCGGTGCAGGTGCGGCTCCTGCCGGACCGGCGAGTACGGGCGCGACCGAGGTGGTGGGCGTGGGTCTCGACACGGCCGATGCCCGTCTCTCCTGCGTGGAGCAGCTGGTCGAGCGCGAGACCGGCCTGTCGGTCGGGCGCTCCGCGGCTGCAGCTGTGGCCAGGGCGGTGACGCGGGCCGTCATGGACGGCCTCTGGCTACCGGACCGCCAGGCTCCAGCAGTGACGACGCCGCTGGCGCGCCGCCTCCTGCAGGCGCTCACCCTGCGCGAGGGAGTGCCGGTGACCCTGCGCTCCGGCTCGACCCGGGGGCCGCTGCCGCTCACCCGCGTCGAGGTGCTCGACGAGCGCGGCAGGCGCCTGGCCACCGGTCTGGCGGCCGAGCCCGATCGGGCGGTCGAGGAGGCGCTGCTGGCAGGGCTCGGGGCGGTCCAGGCGGCCCCGCACGGGGTCAGCGTGAGCACCGCTCCGATGCCACGGCTGCCCAGCACCCAGGAGAACCTTGTCCGCTGGGCGTTGGCGTCCGGTCCGGTGGTCCGTCGCCCGGCCGGCTCGCCGCTCTGGTCCGCACTCGGGCTCCATGCCTGCATCGCCGACGGTCCGGAGGACCAGGCATGACTGCCCTCGCGGCAGCGCCGCCGCAGCCGGTGGACGCGCTGCTCCTGACCCTCATCCGGGCCGGCCGTGCCACCGAGACGTCGGGCGCCCGCACCGTCGAGCTGTTCGCCGACGATTCCGAGCTGCTCCTCGGCGTGCCACCGGCGACGGAGCAGCACGGCTGCCTGGACTGCGCGACCCTGTGGCGTCAGGACACCAGCGCCCTCACGCCCGGCACCGGCGCCCGTGACTGGCTGACCACACCGCCGTGGTCGGATCTGGTCCACGCCCTCCTCGGGCACCACACCCGGGCGCTGCAAGGTCCAGCAGCAACACCGCATACCTTCACCACAGCGCTCCAGACCGCCGTCACCACGCCCGTTCCTGGCGCGACCGTGACCGTCCTGCGCCGCGACGACGCCACCGTGGACTCCTACCGGTTCCTCCGGCACCCGGCCTGCCTCCGCTGCGGCCCCCTGGCGGACCGCTCCACCGCCACCGCGCTGGACCTTCGCAGTCCGCAACCCGCCCTCGCGGGCACGCTACGCGTCCGGCCGCTGGAGACCGAGCGCTGGCTGGAGCGGATCGCCGACCCGCGACACGGCCCCGTGCCGCTGTCCTACCGCGACGAACGGTCGCCGCTGTCGCTGGTCACGGCCGAGTTCGTGGCTCCGGGCTCCCGGATGCGCGAGCACGGGTACGGCCGGGCCAGTGACTTCGCCGCCTCGGTCGGGCCGGCCCTGCTCGAGGGCATCGAGCGGGTGCTGGGCGCTCGTCGGGCGCCGGGCGTGCCGATCCGGGTCGCCAGCGCCCGAGAGCTCGGCGCCGACGCCCTGGACCTGGCCTCGATCGGCCTGCACGAGCCGGAGGCGTGGGAGTCCGGGGACCTGCGGCAGTGGACGCCGGACACCGTCACGACCTGGGTAGGGGCCTGGTCCGTGGGCACCGCCCGGCCGGTGTGGGTGCCCGAGCAGGTGGCGTACTGGCGGGCACCGCACGGGCAGGGCCGGTTCATCTACGAGTCGTCCAACGGGTGCGCCGTGGGCGGTTCGCTTGAGGAGGCCGCGCTTCACGCCTACTACGAGGTGGTGGAGCGGGACGCCTTCCTGCTCACCTGGTACTCCCGGACCCGGTTGCAGCGGATCGAGGGCATCGGAGAAGACCCGCAGGTCGGACACCTGATGGACCTGCTCGAGGCCGAGGGACTCGACGTGCAGGTGCTCGACATGACCACCGACCACGAGGTGCCGACCGCGCTCGCCGTCATCACGGCTCCGGACCGGCTCGCCCACGAGGACCTTTTCCCCTCGCTGAGCCTCGCCTCCGCCACGCACGCCGACGGTCGCCAGGCGGTGCGCACGGCGCTGGAGGAGGTGGCGACCAATGTGCTGATGTACCGCCGCTGGACCGACCTGCGGCCGTCGGTGTCGATGCGCCGCTGCCGCCCGATGCTGGACGACTTCGACCGGGTGGAGGTGCTGGAGGACCACACGGGTCTGCACAGCCTGCCAGAGGCCCGCCCGCTCAACGAGTTCCTGCGGTGCTCCGCCGGAGTGGTGGGTATGGAGCAGTTCTGCGGCTCCCCGGTCGCCGACGACGTCGCCGCGCAGCTGACGGGGCACGTCGACCGGCTGCGCGCCCTGGGCACGGACCTCATCGTGGTCGACCAGACCGACGACACCTTCACCTCCCAGGTCCCGGTGCACGCCGTCAAGGCGGTCGTCCCGGGCGCGGTGCCGATGACCTTCGGCCACCGTCACCGACGGCTGCGGGGCCTCCCGCGGCTGCGCCACGCCGCCGAGCTCCTTCGAGGAGGTGTCCCATGGCACGCAGCCGGCGAGATCGTCCCGACCCCGCACCCGTTCCCGTGATGACGCGGTCCGCTCCGGTGATGGCCGAGCCCAGCCTGGTGAGCAGGCATACCGCGAACGAGCCCGGTCCGCTGCGTGCGCTGTGGGACTCGTCCTGGGGCAAGGCGGTGGGCGAGGTCACCACGATCCTGGGTACGGACCCGCTCCCTGCCGGGCTTCCGTCTGGCGAGGGCCACCCGGACCTGGTCGAGCGGGTGGACGCCACCGCCGTGGGTCGCACGGTCGACCTCGCCGTCGACGAGCACGAGCGGCTGGCAGTCGCCGGATCGGTGGCGGTGCGGACGCGCCGCATCGCCGCGATCGACCGGTATGCCCTGCACCGCGCCTACCCCTCGCCCCGGGCGCTCTTCGGCGTGGACCTGGAGCACCGCCATCCCGACGGACGACGCAGCATCCTCACCCCGTGGGACGGGGCGGTGCTCGAGGCGACCGGGCCGGCGCAGCGACCCGCCGTCGACGAGCCGTCAAGAACCACCTCGGCGAGGGGGACCGGCGACCGCCGCGCCGCTGACGTTGCGGGCCTCGTCGCCCTCGCCACTCCGGGCCGTTACCCCACGCCCTACGGCGACCTGCGCCCGACCCTGACCCTGCTGGAGGCGGGCCACCTGCTGGCCACGGTCCTCGCCGTGGCCCACCACGTCGACGTGCAGCCGACGACAGTCCTCGGCGGCTGGGACGGGGTCGCCGGCCGGATGACCCTGGGCGCCTGCGTCGAGGAGGGTCTGGAGCTGCCGGTCGCCTCCGCGACCCGCCTCGTCGACACGGCGACGGCGGGGACCGACGTCCGGTCGGTGGGGGACTGGTTCGCCCGGCGCACCAGCGGCCCGTCCGGTGCCAACCTCATCACCTCGGGCGAGCCGACCGCCGACGTCATCGCCCGGCTGGACGAGGTGGTGGCGATGGGGCTCGAGCTGGCGGCTGCGTCCTGCCCGCCCGGCGCGCTCACCGTCCACCGGACCATCCTGCGCGGACGGGGTATGACGGACCGCACCGTCGCCCAGGTGCACCCGGTCGGAGCGGGCACCACGAGCGCGCTCGCCGCGCGGGCACCGTGGTCGTCGGCCCTGGGCTACACCTGGTCGATCGACCCGCTCGTCTGGGAGCGCGAGCACGCCGCCGTCGGCAACGGCGCGGTGCAGGTGCTCCTGGGCTGGCTGTGCCAGTGGGTCTGCCTCGCCGCTGCCGCACTGGGGGTTGCCGCGCGCCCGATGCGCAACATCGACGAGGCGCTGTGGGCCAGCGACCTGCAGCTGGAGAGCCAGGCCATGCCGGCATACCAGGTCTGGATCCGCCCCCTCCTGCCTCACGACCGCACCACGTCCGCCTGGACCAACCAAGGAAGAGCAGCATGAGTGCACCGACCCGAGACCCCGTCCTGGCTGCGCCGCCACGCGCGCCGAACCCGCACACGTCGGGCGCCCACGCGGCAGGCGCGCACACACGGCCCTCCCATACATCCAGCCAGCACCCACCCGAGCCGCAGGCCGACCCCGCCTGGACGACGGTGTGCGTCTACGC containing:
- a CDS encoding lantibiotic dehydratase, whose protein sequence is MSTTARDPFVPGSPCTDNDRIRTALTPVWVSRVNLFPYLSLSDSDRVAADEEALEQLAALERLRAGLAEEVDAELTELVDLDRERASRDWLPLRRAARAGRRPKDRQVHDPDLRQRPSLGHWLASWQRQDAVLVDLDGSFDAAVARERLVVTAWAQDEDVQRSTVMTSRSLFRAVQSRAGAVDGLTKRQRKSESSLVTYVGRSTSKVSPFSRYTGTAFHQLGEAAGALGEEHRSVVALRRLLVRRAARRLAQDPVARRALSWRVSDAVRTEDDVLVVHRRDYVTQAANKSDVVSESDVRLPLSGSWGAVWSEVRTVSGRPWADLVTALTDRFGWGADRADDIIAALVDLQALTPDIPIREQEDDYLPRWGRFLQDIPGEAAATMAAAVQAGLEGERLLAAAPAADRVHQVERTEAAWTAAVGEPVENPFAEDCYVSTGAPADGARVQTWAQQVDDLAPMLVVMDDQRLLAAALEATFVDHFGAGGTCHDLRRFARQAYDTFPLTQQLLAGSVPAPIRHIVQPLLEARTIVADHLVELGRSGGESVSVDLDELARAADRVPDREWDLSRSTTAFGQPAGEQFVLNHLYGGRARYFSRFLAEQPPQVQEQLRQVIEQGRPADARHLHLRPALGFNANLGPLLTEHEMRLTDEPAGPRAVLSIDDLALLHRPSSGLRLVHRASGDPVEVLYTGFLVPHALPSEEMLLAMVSGAPYFSFSELTLDLHARLQQLPAGTASSAPRIQHRDLLLFRQRWAVDAQDLAPPAMSSDPAEHFRAVTAARLALGLPAQVFARPLFGRQVSPMERAMSARPQLLDLGSRLHVGTLPRRLEPLGEHVLLEEYHPHPSVHGVPSPRGRHATELFFEIALAPGGHR
- a CDS encoding lantibiotic dehydratase C-terminal domain-containing protein produces the protein MTPLPSTVMRSLRVNYHAPDKTALLHDCLLPLARAARSRPGVHSAWVQSHWRFGPHVSFYVHGERGTVDQLLTEVRYAVSHLVQAVPSEQPVTDEEWGAASVELGRLELVEPPYVPVRADNTTELVDGGPTDTFLRTTRAVEVKGRVLGAGLDCLLDDEGQPLQGRAATDAAFRGMAALASSYPTWGLVSGYQAFLSHWKEYLYWVDEDARLSSPLMQAWQEQSVNLNALVQLAHERRPGTSTGDHVLDRWFAWIDAELPDAEALAATGDVLPYPHSSRLERAATFGDATRIQWSGSDEREYSDFHTAFRQLDFSKLGNGTDFAAYRFLINTFFELLPLMGITPMQRYSLAFMFTESAQAVVGERWEETIAKAVARQKAADPEVEPTLPWRGEHV
- a CDS encoding YcaO-like family protein — its product is MTALAAAPPQPVDALLLTLIRAGRATETSGARTVELFADDSELLLGVPPATEQHGCLDCATLWRQDTSALTPGTGARDWLTTPPWSDLVHALLGHHTRALQGPAATPHTFTTALQTAVTTPVPGATVTVLRRDDATVDSYRFLRHPACLRCGPLADRSTATALDLRSPQPALAGTLRVRPLETERWLERIADPRHGPVPLSYRDERSPLSLVTAEFVAPGSRMREHGYGRASDFAASVGPALLEGIERVLGARRAPGVPIRVASARELGADALDLASIGLHEPEAWESGDLRQWTPDTVTTWVGAWSVGTARPVWVPEQVAYWRAPHGQGRFIYESSNGCAVGGSLEEAALHAYYEVVERDAFLLTWYSRTRLQRIEGIGEDPQVGHLMDLLEAEGLDVQVLDMTTDHEVPTALAVITAPDRLAHEDLFPSLSLASATHADGRQAVRTALEEVATNVLMYRRWTDLRPSVSMRRCRPMLDDFDRVEVLEDHTGLHSLPEARPLNEFLRCSAGVVGMEQFCGSPVADDVAAQLTGHVDRLRALGTDLIVVDQTDDTFTSQVPVHAVKAVVPGAVPMTFGHRHRRLRGLPRLRHAAELLRGGVPWHAAGEIVPTPHPFP